A portion of the Macaca thibetana thibetana isolate TM-01 chromosome 9, ASM2454274v1, whole genome shotgun sequence genome contains these proteins:
- the MMP21 gene encoding matrix metalloproteinase-21: MLAASIFRPTLLLCWLAAPWSTQPESLFHSRDRSDLEPSPLRQAKPIADLHAAQRFLSRYGWSGLRAAWGPSSEGPPETPEGAALAAAVRRFQRANALPASGELDAATLAAMNRPRCGVPDTRLPPPVAASSPPGPPPRARSRRSPRAPLSVSRRGWQPRGSPDGGAARAFSKRTLSWRLLGEALSSQLSAAEQRRIVALAFRMWSEVTPLDFREDLAAPGAAVDIKLGFGRGRHLGCPRAFDGSGQEFAHAWRLGDIHFDDDEHFTPPTSDMGISLLKVAVHEIGHVLGLPHTYRTGSIMQPNYIPQEPAFELDWSDRKAIQKLYGSCEGSFDTAFDWIRKERNQYGEVMVRFSTYFFRNSWYWLYENRNNRTRYGDPIEILTGWHGIPTYNIDAFVHIWTWKRDERYFFRGNQYWRYDSDKDQALTEDEQGKSYPKLISEGFPGIPSPLDTAFYDRRQKLIYFFKESLVFAFDVNRNRVLNSYPKKITEVFPAIIPQNHPFRNIDSAYYSYAYNSIFFFKGNAYWKVVNDKDKQQNSWLPANGLFPKKLISEKWFDVCDVHISTLNM, encoded by the exons ATGCTCGCCGCCTCCATCTTCCGTCCGACACTGCTGCTCTGCTGGCTGGCTGCTCCTTGGTCCACCCAGCCTGAGAGCCTCTTCCACAGCCGGGACCGCTCGGACCTGGAGCCATCcccactgcgccaggccaagcCCATTGCCGACCTCCACGCTGCTCAG CGGTTCCTGTCCAGATACGGCTGGTCGGGGCTGCGGGCGGCCTGGGGGCCCAGTTCCGAGGGGCCGCCGGAGACCCCCGAGGGCGCCGCCCTGGCCGCGGCGGTGCGCAGGTTCCAGCGGGCGAACGCGCTGCCGGCCAGTGGGGAGCTGGACGCGGCCACCCTGGCAGCCATGAACCGGCCGCGCTGCGGGGTCCCCGACACGCGCCTACCGCCCCCCGTCGCCGCGTCTTcgccccccggcccgccccccagAGCCCGCTCCAGGCGCTCCCCGCGGGCGCCGCTGTCCGTGTCCCGGCGGGGTTGGCAGCCCCGGGGCTCCCCCGACGGCGGGGCCGCCCGGGCCTTCTCCAAGAGGACGCTGAGCTGGAGGCTGCTGGGCGAGGCCCTGAGCAGCCAGCTGTCCGCGGCCGAGCAGCGGCGCATCGTGGCGCTGGCCTTCAGGATGTGGAGCGAGGTGACGCCGCTGGACTTCCGCGAGGACCTGGCCGCCCCCGGGGCCGCGGTCGACATCAAGCTGGGCTTTGGGAGAG GCCGGCATCTGGGCTGTCCACGGGCCTTCGATGGGAGCGGGCAGGAGTTTGCACACGCCTGGCGCCTAGGTGACATTCACTTCGACGACGACGAGCACTTCACGCCTCCCACCAGTGACATGGGCATCAGCCTTCTCAAG GTGGCCGTCCATGAAATTGGCCATGTCCTGGGCTTGCCTCACACCTACAGGACGGGATCCATAATGCAACCAAATTACATTCCCCAGGAACCTGCCTTCGAGTTGGACTGGTCGGACAGGAAAGCAATTCAAAAGCTGTATG gCTCCTGTGAGGGATCATTCGATACTGCATTTGACTGGATTCGCAAAGAGAGAAACCAATATGGAGAGGTGATGGTGAGATTTAGCACATATTTCTTCCGCAACAGCTGGTACTGGCTTTATGAAAATCGAAATAATAGGACACGCTATGGGGACCCTATCGAAATCCTCACTGGCTGGCATGGAATCCCAACATACAACATAGATGCCTTTGTTCACATCTGGACATGGAAAAGAGATGAACGTTATTTTTTTCGAG GAAATCAATACTGGAGATATGACAGTGACAAGGATCAGGCCCTTACAGAAGATGAACAAGGAAAAAGCTATCCCAAATTGATTTCAGAAGGATTTCCTGGCATCCCAAGTCCCCTAGACACAGCCTTTTACGACCGAAGACAGAAGTTAATTTACTTCTTCAAGGAGTCCCTT GTATTTGCATTTGATGTCAACAGAAATCGAGTACTTAATTCTTATCCAAAGAAGATTACTGAAGTTTTTCCAGCAATAATACCACAAAACCATCCTTTCAGAAATATAGATTCCGCTTATTACTCCTACGCATAcaactccattttctttttcaaaggcAATGCATACTGGAAGGTAGTTAATGACAAGGACAAACAACAGAATTCCTGGCTTCCTGCTAATGGCTTATTTCCTAAGAAGTTGATTTCAGAGAAGTGGTTTGATGTTTGTGATGTCCATATCTCCACACTGAACATGTAA